The Candidatus Methylomirabilota bacterium genomic sequence GCCGACGCCGACATCGGGACGCGGCGGATCACGACCGACAAGCGCGTCAATATTTTCTACTACCCGATCGACACCTGGCCCGACTTCATCTTCTTCAACTTCTGCATGGACCGCGGGGCGGGGCACCAGCTCGAGGACGTCCGCCGCTGCTCCTACGGCCCCTGGGTGCGCGCCATCGACGGCATCTTCAAGGAGGAGAAGTTCCACATCCGCCACGGCGAGCACTGGGTCCAGAAGCTCGCCGGGGACCCGGCGACCCACGCCGAGGCCCAGGCGACGTTCCAGAAGTGGTACATCCGCACGATGAACATCTTCGGGCGGCCGGGCTCGCCGAAGAACGAGGTCTACCGGCGCTACCGGCTCAAGCTCCGCGACAACGACGAGGTCCGCCAGGCCTTCGCCCGGGAAGTGAAGGAGCTCTGCGAGAAGTTCGGGCTCGCCGTCCCGCCGTGGAAGCCCACGTGGGCCGAGCTCCCCGAAGAGGCCCACATCCCGGGCTAGCCGCCCGCCCCCGGTCGAGCGCCGCGCCGGACGCCGGGCCGCAAGACTTAACATAATACCTCTTATCGGAAGCTAAGCGCCGCCGCCGCCCGTGCATCATCATCCTCCGGCTTCTATCCCTGCCCGGCGTGGTGAGGTAAATCCTCAATGCGTCCGTGGGCCGCGTCGAGGGTTTTACCTGAGGTCTTCGGAAGCGCGGAGCGGCAGGCGCGCCCGTCGCCGCTCAGGCGCTGACGGTCTTACCGAGGCTCTGGACCGATCTGAAGGCTTTGAGGCCGGCCGTCTTCGATCCCTTGGTGTCGCAGATCTTGCACGGGCCGTCGACCTTCGCGCGATAGCCGGCCGCTCCGGCTTCGTCGGTCGCCATCAGCACCGCCATGCGGTACAGGACGCGCGCCTCGCCGTCGACGGCTTCCGCCCAGCAGTCGGTGCAGTACCACTCGCCCGGATGCCGGTCGAGGAACTGCAGCGCGACCGCCGCCTCGAGACCCAGCGGCTCTTCCCGGTAGCTCATCGCCCTCGCCTTGGCGTCCACAGCTTCACTCTTACCAGGGCTTCGCACCGCCGTCCATTCGGGGATCGACCTCAGCTCGCGCCGAGGCTCGTCAGGCGGGCTCGCACGTCCTGCGCGCGCCGGGCCTGCGGGAGCTCCTTGAGCAGCCGCCGGTACGTCGCGATCGCCTCGGCCTTCTTGCCGGCG encodes the following:
- a CDS encoding Phenylacetic acid catabolic protein yields the protein MSDPAREMLAKIESGVRLESAQEMTAEYRENLVHLMTMQADSELAGGYGYVPWITKAPTVEEKHVVAQIVKDELRHATVMYGLLADLGFDVEAHVRQHDEIFTMRIAADADIGTRRITTDKRVNIFYYPIDTWPDFIFFNFCMDRGAGHQLEDVRRCSYGPWVRAIDGIFKEEKFHIRHGEHWVQKLAGDPATHAEAQATFQKWYIRTMNIFGRPGSPKNEVYRRYRLKLRDNDEVRQAFAREVKELCEKFGLAVPPWKPTWAELPEEAHIPG